GTCTTTGTACCACCCAATACAAATGTACTGAAATACAGAAAATCAATACATGATCTAAAATGTGAATGTGGTTCAGGTATACTCTGCCCGTAGTAGACTCTTCCCATGGAGTCCAAAGAGGCAAATACAAACACACGACTTATTTTAGCAAACGTACTCTACAAAGACATTTTGCTacacatgtttttattttaacatagaagagaaaaaagtgaGTTTGTTTTGGTGGCTGTGTGGTGTTTTACTCAGATCTTAGCTGCAAAGGAAATGCCTTGTTTGGTGAGCTCGTCGAGGCTCTCTGCAGCAGGTCTAGCTTTGGCGACATTAGCCAAAGCCTTGTTCTCATCACCGCTACCTCCTTCCATGAATGCTCCAACCACTTTCCCACCTTGAACCCAGTATGCTCCAAActttggttttgggtttgatGGATTGCTGTCTCCAAATAACACAGAGTCTCCTACGTTGTCTCCATAGAACTGCCACGAGAGATCAAAGGAGCGAGAGTAGAAGAATGGAAGATAGTCGTATTCCTCCACTGCTGCGCCTCCCTCAGCCGCTTTGATCGCCTGCCACAATGTATCACATATATAAACGCTTCTTCAGATATACAACAACTAtgttactctgttttgtttgagttttcGTTTTACAAAATGTAATAGGGGGTTTTCTGCTCCAAATGAAAGACAAGCGGATATAGAATCATTTCTGTTTGGCGTTTGCACTTattttatggaaaacaaaaactgaaatttcttttCATATGTCGACACAAATGCAAGCGCGTAAATTGGGGGTGTAAGTACCTTAACAGCTTGCTCTGCTGATTTGCGGGAATGGTCAACATGCTCGACCCTTCTCACGTCTCCGTACATTTTCATAGGGAAAGTGGCAACATCGCCAACAGCATAAACATCTGGGACACTTGTTTTGAAGAATGCATCGGTCTGCGTGAACAGTTGAGTGGTTAATCAAAAGATCCAAATCAGAATGGTACAGGAGAAGATGTCAATGGCACAGCCTGCAGATAGGTACCTTAATTCCACCTTTGTCTTCCTCGACCTCCCCCTTGAATAAGGATGTCAATGGTTTTGCACCAACCCCAACTATGACAATGTCGGCTTCCAGAGTCCTCCCATCTTTGAGTTGTACTTCCTTCACCTGGAGGAGAACAATACAAGTAGGTCATTTGCACCGTGACAATTTGGAAAAAGCTATTTAGTGGTGATCctttataacaaaaagaaaacatctttatacaatctggttttttatttaagAACCATATAAATGGAATCAAAATCAATTTGTgtaatcaaaccaaacaaaagtgCTTTAAACCGGACTGAACCTAATTACATAACCTTGTTATTTGGCAGTAGACATTAGTTTCTATAGAACCAAACTGAAACGTAGACTGCATTTCCCACTCCTATTAGCTAATGTTAATATGGTTTACCTCTCCACTAGAATGAGCGGTGAACCCCGATGCCACTGTTCCTTTGATGATCTTCACTCCCTTGTTTGTATAGTAAGTCTCATAGAAAGCAGCAATATCGGCCGTGAAAAGCCTAGGCACTGCATGAACATGTTATTTTCATTACGCGGAACTAAGTAATACATATATGAATAACCGAAATGCAAAAGGATACGAATCAACTTACTGCACCAAGGTTCAGGGAAAACCATAGTGACATCAAAATTATTGATCCTCAAAGCTGCACTTAGCTCAAGACCAATGTAACCTCCGCCAACAACTACAGCCTTTCCACCTTTCTTTGCTTTAATTGCTTCAACCAGATTGTCAGCATCATCAATCTCCCTCAGATAGAGGATATTCTTAGAGTCTGCACCTTTTACTCCAAAATCAGTCAATCTGAGAACCTGCAAAGGAAGATAAGAGTTACTCTCTTCTTATCATAGAATATGAAGCTCTCCGATGTAAGAAATGCAAGGATATTAGTCTTTACAGTAGAACCAGTCGCAATGATGAGAGTCTCATATTTGAAGACATCCCCAGCTGCACTGACAAGACTCTTGACAGAGAGATCAGCTTTCACTATCTCTGTGCTTAGTATCAACTCAATTCCTGCAAACACaacagataacaaaaaaaaacgatagTACGATTTAGTTCCAATAATATAAGTATTTAAGCTTGTATAGAGAGTGATGTAGGCTGGAGAAATTCCGTGGGATGATGATAAGTGTTATCATTGATAGGTGGGAACTAAATAGATGAGCAGAGCATCTCTCGATGATATTGGTGATGTGAAGTAAGATGGTTACCTTTCTGCTTGTACGATTCAGCAAGAAGTTTTTCTCCACCACTACCAACACAGCAATGGAAACCTGGAAGTCTAGCAGCCCCTGCAATAGAAAGAAGATGATAT
The sequence above is drawn from the Camelina sativa cultivar DH55 chromosome 4, Cs, whole genome shotgun sequence genome and encodes:
- the LOC104781139 gene encoding monodehydroascorbate reductase 1, peroxisomal-like: MAEKSFKYIILGGGVSAGYAAKEFANQGVKPGELAVISKEAVAPYERPALSKGYLFPEGAARLPGFHCCVGSGGEKLLAESYKQKGIELILSTEIVKADLSVKSLVSAAGDVFKYETLIIATGSTVLRLTDFGVKGADSKNILYLREIDDADNLVEAIKAKKGGKAVVVGGGYIGLELSAALRINNFDVTMVFPEPWCMPRLFTADIAAFYETYYTNKGVKIIKGTVASGFTAHSSGEVKEVQLKDGRTLEADIVIVGVGAKPLTSLFKGEVEEDKGGIKTDAFFKTSVPDVYAVGDVATFPMKMYGDVRRVEHVDHSRKSAEQAVKAIKAAEGGAAVEEYDYLPFFYSRSFDLSWQFYGDNVGDSVLFGDSNPSNPKPKFGAYWVQGGKVVGAFMEGGSGDENKALANVAKARPAAESLDELTKQGISFAAKI